From Cryobacterium sp. GrIS_2_6:
CGAGGCGTTCCTCGCCGATATCTACGGGCCCCAGGCCGCCGTGCACGACGGCGTCATCCCGGCGAGCCTGATCAGTTCGTCGAACCATTTCCACCGGCAGGCCGCCGGCATCGTCTCGGCCAACAATGTGCGCATCCAGGTCTCCGGCATCGACCTGATCCGCGATGAAAAGGGCGCGTGGCGGGTACTCGAGGACAACGTCCGGGTGCCCAGCGGCGTGAGCTATGTCATCTCCAACCGTCGCGTGATGGCGCAGACGCTCCCCGAACTCTTCGTCTCGATGCGGGTGCGCCCGGTCGGCGACTACCCGAACAAGCTTCTCCAGGCGCTCCGGGCATCCGCCCCCGCCGGGGTCGAGGACCCCAACGTCGTCGTGCTCACCCCGGGCGTGTTCAACTCCGCTTACTTCGAGCACACCCTGCTCGCCCGGCTGATGGGTGTCGAGCTCGTCGAGGGCCGCGACCTGTTCTGCTCGGGCGGGCGCGTCTGGATGCGCACGACCGCCGGCCCCACTCGGGTCGACGTGATCTATCGCCGGGTCGATGACGAGTTCCTCGACCCGCTCCAGTTCCGGGCGGACTCGCAGCTCGGGTCGCCCGGCATGCTGATGGCGGCCAGGCTCGGGAACGTCACGATCGCCAACGCGGTCGGGAACGGTGTTGCAGACGACAAGCTCGTCTACACCTACCTGCCCGATCTCATCCGCTACTACCTCGGCGAAGACGCGATCATCCCGAACGTCGACACCTGGCGGCTCGAGGATCCCCTCGCGCTCGAAGAGGTGCTCGACCGGCTCGACGAGCTCGTGGTCAAGCCCGTCGACGGGTCGGGGGGCAAAGGCCTCGTGGTGGGGCCCGCCGCGTCGAAGGCGGAGCTCGCGACACTGCGGAAGCAGCTGCTGCGGGACCCGCGCGGCTGGATCGCGCAGCCCGTGGTGCAGCTTTCGACCATC
This genomic window contains:
- a CDS encoding circularly permuted type 2 ATP-grasp protein; translation: MVDLFTGYGATTKSRKRTGSGSAWDEMFPDPSSLTPTETRAAYKDVYGALARMTQEELRGRTAALASSYLAQGVTFDFAGEERPFPLDAVPRVIEQPEWVTVEAGIKQRVLALEAFLADIYGPQAAVHDGVIPASLISSSNHFHRQAAGIVSANNVRIQVSGIDLIRDEKGAWRVLEDNVRVPSGVSYVISNRRVMAQTLPELFVSMRVRPVGDYPNKLLQALRASAPAGVEDPNVVVLTPGVFNSAYFEHTLLARLMGVELVEGRDLFCSGGRVWMRTTAGPTRVDVIYRRVDDEFLDPLQFRADSQLGSPGMLMAARLGNVTIANAVGNGVADDKLVYTYLPDLIRYYLGEDAIIPNVDTWRLEDPLALEEVLDRLDELVVKPVDGSGGKGLVVGPAASKAELATLRKQLLRDPRGWIAQPVVQLSTIPTLVEDGMRPRHADLRPFAVNDGTDVWVLPGGLTRVALPEGELVVNSSQGGGSKDTWVIGLEPDFYHESSARNIQGLVADQAANTQATAAGTHHVDHSPQDKPLGNSDQQEQQQQQQGRQPVSAGAPAASKSSAQEDREC